A region from the Chelonoidis abingdonii isolate Lonesome George chromosome 10, CheloAbing_2.0, whole genome shotgun sequence genome encodes:
- the LOC116822454 gene encoding UDP-glucuronosyltransferase 1A6-like, protein MAPVIGRLYQFAAGLFIFLESLEFVEGGRLLVIPQDGSHWLSMLAVVEKLSEKGHEIVVLAPEVNWLLKESEHYTRKIYAVPYTQEELDRRFHLFANQPFVEVSFLTMITETYSSTMFVLDLFFYNCASLLQNREIIRYLDESKFDVLFTDPALPCGVILAEYLSIPSVYFFRGFPCNLEHAMTKCPDPVSYVPRCYTSYTDHMTFTQRVLNLFVSSLETPLFKDLFTKYQDIASKFLQRDVHLPTLYRNGSVWLLRYDFVFEYPKPVMPNMVFIGGINCEEGKNLPQTPIAPAPGTSLYIEIPH, encoded by the coding sequence ATGGCTCCAGTCATTGGCAGACTTTATCAGTTTGCTGCAGGGCTTTTTATATTCTTAGAGTCTTTGGAGTTTGTGGAAGGTGGGCGGCTGCTGGTGATCCCTCAGGATGGAAGTCACTGGCTCAGCATGCTTGCAGTGGTGGAGAAGCTCAGTGAGAAAGGGCATGAAATAGTAGTGCTTGCTCCAGAAGTTAATTGGCTCTTGAAAGAATCAGAGCATTACACAAGGAAAATATACGCTGTGCCTTACACCCAGGAAGAGCTAGACCGTCGTTTTCATTTGTTTGCTAACCAGCCCTTTGTTGAGGTCTCCTTCCTTACTATGATCACAGAAACATACAGCAGCACCATGTTTGTACTGGACTTATTCTTCTACAACTGTGCCAGCCTCCTGCAGAACAGAGAAATCATACGATACTTGGACGAGAGTAAATTTGATGTGCTCTTCACAGACCCCGCCTTGCCATGTGGGGTGATCCTGGCAGAGTATCTATCCATCCCTTCCGTGTACTTCTTTCGTGGATTTCCCTGCAATTTAGAGCATGCAATGACTAAATGTCCAGACCCTGTTTCTTATGTCCCAAGATGCTATACCAGCTACACAGACCACATGACATTTACCCAGCGAGTGCTGAACCTATTTGTTAGCTCTTTAGAGACACCACTTTTTAAGGATTTGTTTACCAAATACCAAGACATTGCTTCAAAGTTTCTCCAGAGAGATGTGCACTTACCAACACTTTACAGAAATGGCTCCGTATGGCTACTGAGATACGACTTTGTATTTGAGTATCCCAAACCAGTGATGCCCAACATGGTCTTCATCGGAGGCATAAACTGTGAGGAGGGGAAAAACTTACCTCAG